caacttggataaagaagcaagacccaactgtatTTTATCTTCaacagacccatctcacatgcaattaCACCTATAGTTTCAaagcagagagatggagacagatctatcaagcaaatggaaagcaggggttgctattcttatttcatacaaaacatattttaaaacaacaatgatcaaaaaggacaaagaagggaatTACATAATGATAGAGGGTTCAATTCAAGAAGAAGACTCAACTctcataagtatatatgtatcaacactggagcacccagattcataaagcaagttcttagagacttacaaagaaattcagataaccacacaataacagtgggaaaCTTCAACACACCCCTGATGTATTGAACAGATCATCCAGGCATAatactaacaaagatattcaggacttaaacttgacacttgagcaaatggatctaacagacaTCTGCACAACCCTCCACTAAACAAAgtcagaatacacattctcctcatcagcacatggcacatactataaaattgaccacatgcttGACCgtaaagcaagtctcaacaaatttaaaaaaaagaagaaaacaaatcatagCAACTACACTCTCAgcccacagcacaataaaaatggaaatcaataccaagaagatctctcaaaaccatacgactaaatggaaatgaaataatctgccactgaatgacttttgagtaaacaatgaaattaaggcagaaatgaagaaattatttgaaataaatgaaaacaaagatacaacatatcagaatctttggaacacaactaaagcagtgttaagaggaaagttttcAGCACTAAATGCCCAAGTGAAATGGTTACATATATCTAACCAATTAGCAACCTAACATCACATCTAGAGGAACttgaaaaacaagagcaaaccaaccccaaagctagcagaagtaaAGAAGTAACCAAAATTAGAGCTGAACTGAACAAAATGGAGGTgagaaaaaacatacaaaagactttttcaaaaccaaaagttggttttctgaaagaataaataagactgaTAGACCACTATCTggataataaaaaaggaagaataaccAAATAtacacaatcagaaataatgaaggggacattaccaccaatctcacaaaaatacaaaagaagaaaaaaccctCAGAAACTATTATGAACTCCTCTAtgcccacaaactagaaaacctagaagaaatgaacaaattcctggaaacatattataaaacctcccaagattaaaccgagaagaaattgaaaccccaAACAGTTAAGTAATGAGTACTGAAATTGAATCAGTGGTAGGAAAACCCACCAATCAGAAGAAGTCctgaaccagatggattcacggCTGAAtactaccagatgtataaagaagagctggtaccagtcctactaaaactatttcaaaaaatcaggaaggaaagactcctccctaactaattttatgaggccagcatcattctgatactaaaaatctggcagagacacaatgaaaaaagaaaacttcaggacaATAGCCCtaatgaacatacatgcaaaaatcctcaacaaaatactagcaaaccaattccagcagcacatcaaaaagctaatccaccacaatcaagtatgTTTTATTCCTGGGATTAaagattggttcaacatttgcaaatcaataaatatgatgtatcacataaacagaactaaaataaaaaccacatgatcatctcaatagatgcagagaaggctCTTGATAGAATTCAATATCCCTCCATGTTAAAAACCTTGAACAAGCTAAGCATCAAAGGTACAtacctcaaaatgataagagccatctatgacaaaaccacagccaacatcatactaaatgggcaaaagctggaagaactAGAACAATacaagatgccctctctcaccattcctcttgaacacagtactggaagtcctagccagagcaataatgtgagagaaagaaaagacatccaaatgggaagagaggaagtcaaactatctctgcaGAAGAtgtgattctatatctagaaaattccATAGTCTTTGCTCAAAGgttcctagatctgataaacaacttcagaaaagtttcaggatacaaaatcaatgtacaaaacccagcagcatttctatacaccagtaacatcAAAGATGAGAACCacatcaagaatgcaatcccatcacaatagctacaaaagaataaaatgcctgaAATAGAGCTAACCAACCacagaggtgaaagatctctaaaaagagaattacaaaacactgctgaaagaagtcagagacaacacaaatggaaaaacattccatgctcatggataggaagaattgatattattaaaatgaccatactgtccaaagcaatttacagattcaatgctattcctattgaactatcaatgacatttttcacagaactaatAAAAACCactctaaaattcatttggaataaaaaaagaacatgaatagccaaagcaaccccaaacaaaaaaaacaaaccgggaagcatcatattacctgatttcaaacaatgctacaaggctatagtatATCAAACAGCAAGATACTTGTACGGaaagacacatagaacaatggaacagtttagagaacccagaaataatgccgcaaacttacaactatctgatctttgacaaagctgacaataacaagcagtgaggaaaggacttcctattcaataaatggtgcggGATAATTAGCTGGTCATATGCAGAAGATCAAAACTGTACTTCCAGCTTTcaccatgtaaaaaaaaaaaaaacacccaagaTGAATTAAAACCTTAGATGtaacatgtaaaatattaaaaactctagaagaaaatcaaggaaacaccattctggacattggccctGGGAAAGATTTCATGGCCAAGACTCCAAAagcagtttccacaaaaacaaaaattgacaaatgggacctaattaaactaaagatcagGGTTAAGAGGAAAGCTTCTTccatacagcaaaagaaattatcagcagagtaaaaagacaacctacagaatgggagaaaatatttacaaactacaaACATCTAACAAACTTCTAATATCTGGAGTCTATAAGGAGTTTAAACAAATTAAcgagcaaaaaacaaacaactcctttaaaaagtggcaaaggatatgaacagacacttctcaaaagaagacttctGTATGGCCaacaagtaaaaaaagaaatgttcaatatcactaatcattagggaaatgcaaatcaaaaccacagtgaaataccacctCACgcaagtcagaatggctattactaaaaaaagtgaaaaaataacagatgttggcaaggttgtagagaaaaaggaacacttatacactgctagtgggaatgtaagttaattgagccactgtggaaaacagtctggagatttctcaaagaccttaAAGTAGAATTAcccttcaacccagcaatcccattattgggtatatacccaaaggaatataaattattctatcttaaaaacacatgcatgcatttgttcattgcagcactattcacaatagcaaagacatagaatcaacctagataCCCATCGATGgtgggctggataaagaaaatgtggtacatagacaccatggaatactatgcagccataaaaaagaatgagatcatgtcctttccagcaacatggatggagctggagaccattatcctaagcaaattaacacaggaacagaaaactaaatactgtatgttctcatttaaatgcgggagttaaacattgagcacacatagatacaaagaaggaaacaatagacactaggacctacttgagggtggagagtgggaggagggtgagaattGAAAAACAACCTATTGGGTGttatgctgattacctgggtgacaaaattatctgtacagcAAACTCCCATAACATGCAAATCAACTATAACCATGGATGTATCTATTTCCCCTTGCAGCTCTGTTGGTTTTTGTTcgtttattttgataaataatgcTCTGTTATTGAgtgcatatacatttaatatatttatatatttaatgaagtGATAGAAGCCAGTTACATAGAGTAagtattgtgtgattccattttcaTGAAGTTCCAGAATGGACAAAACTAATAGATAGTGATAGGGGTCATAAAAGTGATTGCTGGAAATGAGACATTGACtgggaaagaaaatgagacaacTTGGAGGGATGATGAAAAGATTCCCTATCTTAAGTGGGGACATGGTTACAGTGTGTGTACATTTGCCCAAACTAATTTAACTGGATGCTTAAAATGTGTGCTTTCTATTATTTGTAAAGTATGCCTCCTCCATAATATCATAAAGTTGACATTAAGTAAACACTGTAGTTGATGTGAAAAATGCAATGTAATGGTGATGAGCAGTAATGACTTTGGGTTGATTTGGACTGTCTACTATAGGGCTTGTATCTACCACATTCCTTGTACTAAATGCACCTGGCACAGACtaagttttgttcatttctttttctcaataatCAATGCCATAAGAAAAGGCTAATATTCCAGGAAATATGATAATCTGATATATGAGGAGCATAAATACCTCCAGAAAATTAACTGGAGTACATATTTCATCAGAACTATTAGATTCAGTTCCACATgtgactattttaaattattgacatcaatactttttaaattattactgaatcaaaactttaaaatagtCACATGTGGAACTGCATGGAATGTCAGGTGTTAATGAAGAAATGCCTCAGGGTCCTTACGTAGGGCAGCATTCAAAAGGGATAATGCTGAGTGGAAATTAAGGTCTCTGTCACTCACCCTGGAGCCTGAGACCATGACGGGGTTCATATCATCCATGTTTTGCACTGGCTGGGctgctttcttccttctggtCTTCACTCTGAGGGAACAGCACCAAGCCTTTCAGTCTGGTTATTTGGAGCCTCTTTCCCCAAAAAAGAACCATCTCCCCACTCCCTATGGAGAGTACAGAAGTAATGAAGAGGTCCAGGTGATCCCACAAGCCCAAGAGTTGAACCATGGTTTCAAAGAGACCTCATGCTTGGCTCAGCTGGTCAACGGGGTAATTCACACCACCACTACCCTCCCTTTCCTCAGTCTCGACTTTCCCAAGCACCCCATTTTCCTTCACTTGGGTTTTCTGAGATTCTGCCACCTGTGTGTCCTTCCCACATCAAGTCTTTCTGTGCCTCCCTGGAGCCCAGTCTCACCTGAAGATGAAGCCAACACAGAGGAAAACCAGGGCTGTGGTGCCAGCTCCCCAGACTGCTCCCAGGACACCACCAACCCCACCTTCTGGTTTCCCTATAATTGGATTTTTGAGTGAACTCCAGTTCCAATTCCAGTACATCCTCCCAACAGCCATTCCTCTCCACCTTCCACTAATGTGACCACCCCCAATCCAGGACTCAGTCACTCACCATTTCACTGCCCTGTGAACCCGGAACCAGCCTCTTCTCTCTCCATGACTCCCCCTTCCCCCAACTGCAAGACTGAGGACGTTGTGTCCCCAGCCACTCTGGTCTGGGCCTTGGAAACATCTTCTCCAAGCTTCATTTCTCTGGAGCAGTTAGGGTTAAATTATGTCTCCCCACAATTCCTATTCTAACCCCCAGCACCTGAAAGCATGACCTGATTTGGAGATGGGTCATAGCTGATGTAATTAGTTATAATGAGGTCATCCTGGATcagggtgagccctaatccaatatgactactgtccttataaaaaggggaaaatgtggGTTGGGTgtagtgattcacacctgtaattccatcactttggaaggccaaggcaggcagatcatgaggtcaggagattgagaccatcctggccaacatggtgaaacctgtctctactcaaaatataaaaattagctgggcatggtggtgagcacctgtagtcccagctactcgagaggctgaggcaggagaatcgcttgaacctgggaggtggaggttgcatatGTCAGATTAtcacgttgcagtgagccaagatcgcactattgcattccagcctagcaacagagtgagacttcctctcaaaaaaaaaaaaaaaaaaaggaaaatgtggacaCAGACGCACATGTGGACGCACACACCACCATATGAAGATTAAGTCAGAGGTCAAGGCAATGCTCCTTCAAACCAAGGAACGCCAAAGACTCCCAGgaaaccaccagaagccagggaaGGAGCATGGAagagattctccctcacagcctcaAAAGGAACCAACTCTAACACCGtgcatgatcttggacttctgacctTGAGAACCGTGAGACAATACATCCCTATTGTTTAAGTCATGCACTTTGaaatactttgttatggcagccctagcaaactcatACAAGAACCCAGGCTTCTCTTCCCCCAGCTGTCACCTCTTAGCACACTCCTGACCTGGCAGCAGCTGGGACAGAGCTGCTCTGGGATGTTCTGGGCCTCAAAGCTGAGCCTGATACTTGAGCTGAATCCCTGGCAGAGGCTCAGGGAGCTGTTGGCCAAGGGACTGGCTGGCTAGGGATGACTGTGAAAGAGCCATGGCTGCTGTTCCCATTCCTCCAGCATCCCCTCCCCAAGCTTCCAGTGAAGGGAGGAGCTGCTGCAGTGTGGACTCTAAGCCTCCCAGAGGCAGGAGGGTCCCAGCAGTTGTGAGGGGTCTGGGGAGGGAGGACAGGACTTAGCAGGGGCCTCTTCTCTGAATACTATGGAGTTCTCGCCCAGCTGCCCACACTCTCGCACACCTCCCCACACTCACATTGCACAAAGAGACTCAGAGAGATTTGCAGGGAGCCCAGAGGGTGCTGAGCGTGGCAGGTAAAACCTCCTTCTTCTGCAGACCCTACTTGCGACAGCTCCAGGACCCCGGTATTGGAGATGGGTGTGGCGTTCAGGGCAGGGAAGCCCTGGAACCAGCTCAGGTGCGCAGGGGGGTTGCCGTCAGCATCACAGAGCAGCCGCAGAGCCTGGCCCTCCAGGACGAGGAGGGACGAGGTGTTTTGCAGGATTTTGAGGGCTTTGGGGAGAGAGGTGCAGAGTGAGAGATGGGGTGTAGGGGCAAGGCACTGGTGTCCCTCTCCTCCTGTGGGGTCCCCACTAGCTCTGAGGAGGAGACTAGTAAAGTGGGGGCCTCAGGTCTTCAGAAGAGCCCAGACCATTTCCCTGGAGCAGCCCAGGTTGCCCTGCAGAGAGTGGAGCAGGGGCTGGGGACAGCGTCGTGGCAAACAAGTGCCATTCCTGGACCACGGAGATGCCTGCGGCAGTAGGAAAACAAGCAGCGTCAGAGAGAAGGGGGAGTGCGAGGGGTGCGGCAGCTCCTGTGGATGAGGTGACAAAGGCTAGGGGTGAGCAAAGATTCAGTTCAGGGCTTTGAAGGCTATGGAGGCCTTAGTCCTGGCTTCTCATATTGATCCTTGTTAGTCCCCACTCTGCTTCCATCCAGCCCTGGAGGGAACAGGACAGGCTGGTTCCTACCTGTGCTGTTTCCTTGGAAGATGCTGACGGTCACTTTCTGTGGAGCATCTGGGGTGGAAAGAGGTGGCAGCCTCAACATCCCTGAAGAGGAACGGTAGGCATGGGGCCTTCCCCTCAGGAGCCATGAAAACAGGGAAGGGAGCTGTCCTCTTTGGCGACCAGGTCCCCAACTTTAAGCTCTGGCTCAGCCCTGCCCTGTCCCCCCACACCCTCAGGGACCCGGGGGTCCTGGCCCAGCACTCACAGGAGACATTGAGCTGGATGGTTCTCTCCATGATCACACCGACTCCAGGGTACATCACCTGACAGGTGAGGCTGGTGCTGTGGTCCTGGGGCCGTGGGGTGATCGTGAGCACCGAGGACTGGGTGGTCCTGGGGcccagggaggtgggggcagcTGACATCCAGGAGAAGATGGGGGGCGTCCCCTGCTCACAGGCCCAGGGCACAGAGCAGGTCAGGGTCCTGGAACAGCCGGACTCCAGGGTCCCTGGGATGGAGATGCTGGGCCTGTGGGTCAGGTCTGGTGAGGAGATGGGGACGCAGGATCAGGACCGGGGTATGAGGTTTCACCCAGAGGGAAGCCCAGTCTCTGCTTCAGCTCCTCCCCTGAGCCCAACAGGCTTAATTCTACCCACCTCCCAGGACGGGAGTCCTGTCCCAGCCCTGCCCTACAGCCCCCATGATCTTCCCCTGATGGCCAGTCCTGGAGCTGGTTCCTTAcccatcacacacacagagagcTTGGAAGATACATAAGATGTATAACCAAAATTTGGCCATTTCTGCTTCAACTGAAAGAAGTATACAGCAGTGTCCCTCCTCCGGGCATCTCTGATGCTCAGGGAGCAGTTCTTACTGCTGAGATCCCAGAGGAGGTGGAATCGGCCCCGGGTCTCCTCTTGCACTTCTTCAAGTGGGTCATTTGTGGCCACTGGAACATCAGCCCCTTCCAAGTACCAGTAGCCATAATAACTGTACCAGGGTGAATAGATAGTGGGCAATCTGCAGGGTAGGAGGACACACAGACCCTCCTGCACCGTCAACGACTCTGGTCCCTCCAGCCGGAATCTCTGCTCCTGAGCCAGGGCCCCTATGGAGACATGATGGTCAGCTCGGCCCAGCCCCACGGCCCCTCTCCCCCGGCCCACTCACCTGCCcacagcaggagcagcagcagcggTAGCATCTCTGAGGCGAGGCTTCCTGGGCTCCCTGCGTGAGCAGAGAATGGGAAGGGAGTGGAGGGAAAGGACTGCGGGGAGGAACGGGTGGCTGGGGAGGAGCGCGTGATCTTGGCGATTCACAGAAGAGGAAGCCACAGAAGCCACAGGCCGTCGGAGCTCCACTCCCTCTGCACAGAGCAGACAGAAACCTTGCGACCCAGAGACCACAGAGACCACAGAGACCTGCTCAAATGAGAGCAGAGGAGCAGAGACTGTGTCCCGCCTCCCACCTCGGGGCTTCCTGCAAGCACCAGAGCCTGGACCAGGGCCTCCGGGGGCATCTGAGGAATGGGGCACCCGTGTCTAAGGCCCTCCTACTCTGAGGTGCTTTTCTGTGCCCCACTGTTTACACCTGGGAGCTGGTCACTGCTGGCCTCAGAGAGTCACAGCCTCATCACAAGCCATGAGAAAGTCAGTCCTGCAGGATATAGGATTCTGTAGGGTCTGTGGGAGTGTTTGGGGCAGTGAAAGGAAGAAGGGTCCCAGGTGCAGTGTGGGTGGtagccactcattcattcactcattcattcattcacagagTGAACATCTGTATGTAGACGGGGCTGGAGAAGAGATGCCAGGGACCTGGTCTCTACCCTTGAGATGATCCCCATGCATAGCCTCCCATCCTCAGCACACACACACGTCGTCTGGCTTTAGAGCTGTGGACACTGGTGAGTTTGCCGTGTGTCACAGTAGAAtgctggatattttttaaaacgtGAGTATGGAGGTTTTTCCTTGACGGGTAGTATGCTTACAAAATTTCAATGACATCTCCAAAATAAGAACCATGCAGCACTTCATGTAAACCAAAAGGGAGGACACATATTTTGTGAATTGCAGTGCAGAAGAAACTTCTTTGGAATTAATGTTGCCACTCAGTGCATTGTGGACTGGAGAAGTTGTTTTTTTAGGTCCTCATCATAGAGATTAGCAATTTCTTTCCTGTAAAAAATCTGCTTCTCACAGTTAAAGGTGGCACAAAAGACGTATTTCTGGACAACATGAGTGGTATAtccagagaaaattaaaattttagatctAGTTCACACggttttccattttcctctttgCAGTATGCATCTGGCAAATCTTTAATACCTATGAGGTATTAGAATTTGCCACCatatatttgtaatgttttttatttctacaaactTAAGgagtaaatgtaaaattttgttgCATGTATATAATGCATAGTGATTATGTCAGGATATTTAGAGTGTCCGTCACCTGAGTGTAATACATTCTTGTTAACTAAAATCACACTATTCTGCTTCCTAACactgaatttattccttctaactcTATGTTTGTACCACTTCACTCACTTCTCTtcatcttccctcctccccttatCTGCCCCTTTCCAGTCTCTGTTGTCTGTCTTTCTACTGTCTACCTCCATGTGATAATATTTTTCTAgctcccacatgtaagtgagaacacgcaatatttatctttttgtgtctggcttatttcaatttAGATAATGaattccagttccatccatgctgccGCAAATGacacgatttcattcttttttatggccatatagtatatataccatattttctgtatccattcatctgttaattgacacttaggttgattccatatctttgatATTGTGAGTAGTGCAGAAAAAAACATGTGAATGCAGGGGTCTctttgatgtatttatttctttcccttcgGGTAGATACCCATTAGTGGGATTGCTTGTGTGATCGaatagtaattctgtttttagttcctGAGAAATGTCCgtagtgttttccaaagtggctgtactagtttaaattcccaccaacagtacagAAGAGTTTTCTcctcatccttgccaacatctgttatttatttatttattttagtaatagtcattctgactgggtaagatggtatctcattgtggtttcgatgtgcacttctctgataattagtgacgCTGACCATTTTTTCGTATTGGCTGttcttatgtcttctttgagaactgtctgttcctgtcctttgcccactttttacttggattatttgctttttcctgttgagttgtttgagttccttatatagtcTGGATATTAGTTGCCTGTCAGAAgaatagtttgtgaatattttctgcaATTCAAcaggttgtttcttcactctgaTATTTTGCTGACAGAAGCTTTTTTTTATTAAGtcccatgtgtttatttttgtttttgttgcctgtgcttttcagAACTTAGTCATAATTTCTGACTCTTCTGGTCAATGTTCAGAAGAGTTTtcccttggttttcttctagcttttataaaatatagttttgggtcttatatttaagtgtaTGGttcattttgaggttttttttaatatgatgagagagaagaatccagtttcattcttttgtgtggGGGTATatgattttcccagcaccatttgttgaagaaggTGTCCTTTCCTCAATATAAGTTCTTGTCAGTTTTGTTGACAATTCATTGGCTGTATACAtgttgctttatttctgggttatattCCAATGGtctatgcatgtatttttatgccatatcatgctgttttggttattatagccttgtaatatagtttgaagtcaggtaatgtgatgccactagttttgttctttttccttaggatagctttgggtattcaggctctttttggatccatatgacttttagaattgttttttactATTCTGTGAAGactgacattggtattttgacatggattgcattgaatctttatATTGCTATAGACCAATGTGGTCTTCTTAATGATCTtaattcttccagttcatgagcatgggatgtttttccatttgtttgtgtcatcttcaatttctttcatcagtgttttttagtttttcctgTACAGATTTTCACCTGGTAGGTCATTAAGAggatattgtttaatttccatgcatttgtcTTGTTTCCAGAGTTCCTCTTGGTGCTGACTTGTTGTTTtgttccattgtggtctgagtatatttttagtataatattgattttttttaatttatagagaCTTATTTTGTGGTCGAATATATGGtgtatcctggagaatgtttcacaTACtgatgaaaagaatatgtattctgcagttgttgggtagaagtTCTGTAAAAGTCTGTTAgttccatttggtctatagtgtagtttaaatgtgatgtttgtttgttgattttctgtctagatgttCTGTCTAATACTGAGAATAGGGTGGTGAAGCTTCTTACCTTATTGTATTGCattctatctctctctttagatctagcaatattttctttatagatatGGCTGCTCCAgtgctgggtgcatatatattcagaattGTTAGATCCTCTTGCTGGGTTGATCccttcatcattatataatgaccttctttgtctttttctactGCTCTTGACCTGAGGTCTGTTTTATCTAAGTATAGTTACTGCTGCTTACtattggtttccatttgtgtggagtatcttcctccatcctttgaCTTTTGGTCTATATGTGTCTTTTCTTAAGGTGTGTTTCTTTAAGCTGCATATGGttgagtcatttttaaaatccattcagccCTTCTATGTCTCTTAAGAGGATACTTTAATCTATTTACATAGACGGCTATTATTAATTTGTGAGGCTTCCTTTCTGTCAGGTTATTaaccattttcttgttttaaacactccttgtttctttccttttatcttaTTGTTTGTCCTTGTGATTTGGTGGATTTCTGTAGTGGTACCATTTGAGTCCTTTCTAGTTCTCATTTGTATGATTGCTTTACCAGTGAATTTtttactttcatgtgttttcatgatgataAAATCATCCTTTTGCTTCCAGGTTTAGGACTCCTTTGAGTATTTTTTGCAGGGCTGGTCTAGTGGTAATAAATTCcatcagcatttgtttatcttgggattactttatttctcttttatttatgaagAATAGTTTCTTTGAATATTCTGTGGTggcagttattttttcttttagtacttagAATATATCAGTTCCTTCTTTTCttgcctgtaaggtttctgctgagagatctgctcttagtcaaatggtatttcctttAGAGGTAgctagatgcttttctcttgctgtttgtAGAATTTGCTCTTTAACTTTGACTTCACACAATCTGACTATAATGTGCCAAGGAGAAGACATTTTGCACTGGGCATCTGCCTGGGGATCATTGGGTCTTCTGTATCTCTATGTCTAAATCTTTTGTTAGACTTGGGatgttttcatgtattattttgttgagtaggttttccaatatttctttgtttttttcacccTTATAGATACCAATAATTTATAAATTCCATTGCTTTATATTGTCCTAAATGTTATTAAGGCTGTGctcattcttttttgtacttttccctttatttttgtctgactagATTATTTCAAAAAACCTGTCTTGaagttctgagattcttctgCCAGATTTAGTCTATTGTTGAACTTTTCAGATGTGTTTTGTATTTCCTTCAATTAATTATTCAGTTCCAGAATTTATATTTGATTACTTTTAAGAATATACATCTCTTtgataaatttctcatttatgccctgaattgtttttctggtttccatAGTATTGATTCTCAGAATTCTGTTGTATCTCACTGAACTTCTTTAAcatcaatattttgaattctttgcctggagtttcaaaaatttctttttgattaagaTCTATTTCTGCAGAATTCTTGTGTTCCTTTCCTTGTTCTTTCATGTTTCCTGTGTCCTTATGTTAAAAACTGTGCATCTGGTATAACGGCGGCTTCctcctattttttaatttactctcaaagaagacattttcttgaaaatgtatcTATGTTGCTTGTTTGGTGGGGTGCTTTGGCTTTGATTATGGTTACGTGCAGTAGTAGTATACTTTCTGTGTATTTCTTTGACTGTAAATAGTATTAGTGATATGTGTGATTTCTTTGGCCAGTTGGACATGGTTATTAGTGGAGCATATGGTAAAGTTG
The sequence above is drawn from the Macaca thibetana thibetana isolate TM-01 chromosome 19, ASM2454274v1, whole genome shotgun sequence genome and encodes:
- the LOC126943075 gene encoding sialic acid-binding Ig-like lectin 6, which codes for MLPLLLLLLWAGALAQEQRFRLEGPESLTVQEGLCVLLPCRLPTIYSPWYSYYGYWYLEGADVPVATNDPLEEVQEETRGRFHLLWDLSSKNCSLSIRDARRRDTAVYFFQLKQKWPNFGYTSYVSSKLSVCVMDLTHRPSISIPGTLESGCSRTLTCSVPWACEQGTPPIFSWMSAAPTSLGPRTTQSSVLTITPRPQDHSTSLTCQVMYPGVGVIMERTIQLNVSYAPQKVTVSIFQGNSTALKILQNTSSLLVLEGQALRLLCDADGNPPAHLSWFQGFPALNATPISNTGVLELSQVGSAEEGGFTCHAQHPLGSLQISLSLFVQWKPEGGVGGVLGAVWGAGTTALVFLCVGFIFRVKTRRKKAAQPVQNMDDMNPVMVSGSRGHQHQFQRRIVSDHPAEADPVSGDEQELHYAFLRFHKVQLQEPEVTNTEYSEIKIRK